One Zestosphaera sp. genomic region harbors:
- a CDS encoding aldehyde ferredoxin oxidoreductase C-terminal domain-containing protein, producing the protein MFGVWGRILDVDLDTNTSRILDVPEEVFRKFVGGRGLAAWLLWDELGDRWESVDPLGPENLLLVLTGPLTGYYPGAKLVVSGKSPQSNGVVGSTVSSELAVDIKTAGYDGLIIRGASETPVYIYVDSHGAQIRDASPLWGLGGLKLIAALNHLLESDLNAGRGLDVVPSYIYIGPAGENLVRTSVVMSKLTHAAGYGGYGALMGSKKVKAVVAKGSGPMPPVHDSEGFARAWREALGELCDRMRTFRYWGTTQGLWTTGYRTSSEPIKNWMEEWHNIRAFTHEVLERKCWVRNLWSDWGCPTSCMKVSKVLDNGTTYVTDGPDYEMGAYLGSNLGVFDMPSVVKLSALADELGLCGIQTGNVLGFAIELFERGYLSRVDVGCELRWGNVECVRKFMEDIAYRRGLGGLMAEGTYRAALKLSTSKGVDLLKYAVQVKGIAVGAHGVRSGLDYPQKIAYAGSVQGGDHTSTAGTPVKSTESEAFSAFLDSAVVCIFNTMEVEKLVTYMNVVTGWGLTEDDLYASGVRILTLQRVLLLLGGPDVFWDPRVHDDNPERFYEPLPGGPKAGGAPRREDVRIELGRYYSELGWDELGIPKEETLERLGLVELAREIGRVKARLGINA; encoded by the coding sequence GTGTTTGGGGTATGGGGTAGGATCTTAGACGTAGATTTAGACACCAACACTTCGAGAATACTGGACGTGCCTGAGGAAGTTTTCAGGAAATTTGTCGGTGGCAGAGGTCTTGCGGCGTGGCTTCTGTGGGATGAGCTGGGGGATAGGTGGGAGTCTGTAGACCCTCTCGGACCTGAGAACTTACTTCTCGTGCTCACAGGCCCCCTAACAGGCTACTACCCCGGCGCTAAGCTTGTTGTCTCAGGCAAGTCCCCGCAGAGTAACGGCGTCGTAGGCTCCACGGTCTCCAGTGAGCTGGCTGTGGATATTAAGACTGCAGGGTATGACGGGCTGATTATAAGGGGTGCCTCAGAGACCCCTGTCTACATCTATGTGGATAGTCACGGAGCTCAAATCAGGGATGCCTCACCCCTCTGGGGTTTAGGAGGGCTTAAGTTAATTGCTGCTCTAAACCACCTTCTGGAGAGCGACTTAAATGCCGGTAGGGGGCTTGACGTAGTGCCAAGCTACATCTACATAGGGCCTGCAGGAGAGAACTTGGTGAGGACCTCAGTCGTCATGAGTAAACTCACGCACGCCGCCGGTTATGGGGGCTACGGTGCGCTGATGGGTTCCAAGAAAGTTAAGGCTGTGGTGGCTAAGGGGTCAGGTCCTATGCCGCCTGTCCACGATAGTGAAGGGTTCGCTAGAGCATGGAGGGAGGCCCTTGGTGAGCTGTGTGACAGGATGAGAACCTTCAGGTATTGGGGGACGACGCAGGGGCTCTGGACTACGGGCTACAGAACGAGCTCTGAACCTATAAAGAACTGGATGGAGGAATGGCATAACATCAGGGCCTTCACACATGAAGTCCTTGAGAGGAAGTGCTGGGTGAGGAATCTCTGGAGTGATTGGGGATGCCCGACCTCATGCATGAAGGTAAGTAAAGTCCTTGACAACGGTACCACGTACGTGACGGACGGTCCTGACTACGAGATGGGTGCATACCTGGGAAGTAACTTAGGGGTCTTCGACATGCCTTCGGTTGTCAAGCTCTCCGCGTTGGCCGACGAGCTAGGGCTGTGCGGGATACAGACAGGAAACGTGCTCGGATTCGCTATAGAGCTCTTCGAGAGGGGATATCTATCGAGGGTCGACGTAGGCTGTGAGCTGAGGTGGGGTAATGTTGAGTGTGTAAGGAAGTTCATGGAGGACATAGCATACAGAAGGGGGCTTGGAGGACTCATGGCGGAGGGCACGTATAGAGCGGCGTTGAAGCTCAGTACATCTAAGGGCGTGGATCTGCTTAAGTATGCCGTCCAAGTCAAGGGGATTGCGGTGGGAGCTCATGGGGTGAGAAGCGGTCTGGACTACCCGCAGAAGATAGCCTACGCTGGATCTGTGCAGGGAGGCGATCACACATCAACGGCGGGCACGCCGGTTAAGTCAACGGAGTCGGAGGCTTTCAGCGCTTTCCTAGACAGTGCGGTAGTCTGTATCTTCAATACTATGGAGGTTGAGAAGTTGGTTACTTATATGAACGTGGTGACTGGATGGGGTTTAACCGAGGATGACCTCTATGCGAGTGGTGTAAGGATATTAACCCTTCAGAGGGTCCTCCTCTTGCTTGGAGGACCTGACGTATTCTGGGATCCGAGAGTGCATGACGACAACCCTGAGAGGTTCTACGAACCGTTGCCCGGAGGCCCTAAGGCCGGTGGAGCTCCTAGAAGGGAGGACGTAAGGATTGAGTTAGGGAGGTACTACAGCGAGCTGGGGTGGGATGAGCTGGGGATCCCTAAGGAGGAGACCCTGGAGAGGTTAGGCCTGGTGGAGCTTGCTAGGGAGATAGGCAGAGTCAAAGCGAGGTTAGGGATTAATGCATAG
- a CDS encoding 4Fe-4S dicluster domain-containing protein: MKIWILRDYSRCVGCRICEIECSRRHEAIIWPSASRIRIHESVFGFPIPYLCVQCDDYPCIPSCPTSALSVGETGAVVVDEERCVLCGSCIEACPGRVPRIVEGLKAVVICDLCGGSPACVEVCELMGFNALRVVRKPEGEVVKNYLNNPLRASEEVARKLGVALR; this comes from the coding sequence ATGAAGATCTGGATTCTTAGAGACTACTCGAGATGTGTCGGGTGCAGGATCTGTGAGATCGAGTGTTCTCGGAGGCATGAGGCCATCATATGGCCTTCAGCCTCTAGAATAAGGATACATGAGTCTGTTTTCGGCTTCCCCATACCCTACTTATGCGTTCAGTGTGACGATTATCCATGCATTCCTTCATGCCCGACTAGCGCACTAAGCGTTGGAGAAACTGGAGCCGTTGTGGTTGATGAGGAGCGCTGCGTTCTGTGCGGGTCTTGCATCGAGGCATGCCCTGGGAGAGTGCCTAGGATCGTCGAGGGCTTGAAGGCTGTCGTGATATGTGATCTATGCGGTGGAAGCCCAGCATGTGTTGAAGTATGTGAACTGATGGGATTCAACGCGTTGAGGGTTGTGCGTAAGCCTGAGGGTGAGGTAGTCAAGAATTACCTCAACAATCCATTAAGAGCCTCCGAGGAGGTGGCTAGGAAGCTGGGTGTTGCCTTGAGGTGA
- a CDS encoding mechanosensitive ion channel family protein, giving the protein MSSGEDKLASALQKLVIYVVIAVIVMGVLNWIFNYLIPDVASAYKLEGLLVIRDYQPYIYILVSLVIGWFIVSAAASMFYAILKPKYGVSAAAAVRSLVRILGLGALLASIAGGVAGGAAGVALGGFIGLVIGYATQQVLGQAVAGMFLLLARPFKIGDLIDAAGESEVKVADIGTLFTVAERKDGNTVLIPSTALIGQKIVIRKLQQEQTQSA; this is encoded by the coding sequence ATGTCCTCAGGCGAAGATAAATTAGCTTCTGCGTTGCAGAAGCTAGTAATATATGTGGTTATCGCAGTCATTGTGATGGGGGTGCTGAACTGGATCTTTAACTACTTGATACCGGATGTGGCCTCCGCCTATAAGTTGGAGGGTCTATTGGTGATAAGGGATTATCAACCATACATATACATACTTGTGTCCCTGGTGATAGGCTGGTTCATCGTATCGGCGGCCGCATCGATGTTCTACGCCATTCTGAAACCTAAGTACGGGGTCTCGGCTGCCGCGGCCGTCAGGAGTTTAGTGAGGATCTTGGGCTTGGGCGCGTTGCTTGCCTCGATTGCTGGAGGAGTTGCCGGAGGGGCTGCCGGGGTGGCTCTGGGCGGCTTTATAGGGTTAGTGATCGGTTACGCGACGCAGCAAGTCCTCGGTCAAGCTGTGGCCGGTATGTTCTTATTGCTCGCGAGACCTTTCAAGATAGGGGACCTCATAGACGCTGCCGGTGAGTCGGAAGTCAAGGTAGCTGATATAGGGACTCTCTTCACAGTTGCTGAGAGGAAGGACGGTAATACGGTCTTAATACCTAGTACTGCGTTAATAGGCCAGAAGATAGTTATAAGGAAGCTTCAGCAGGAGCAGACCCAGAGCGCTTAA
- a CDS encoding biotin--[acetyl-CoA-carboxylase] ligase, with protein MVGSEAMLVDDLRDVGSCLKGVGKRVRYEAVYVRECTSTQDLAASLVKQGFGEGLVVVAESMSLGRGRHGRRWSANPGGLWFTLVLKPSKLSGMQLLSLSTGLSVAKSLRTLYGLNASVKWPNDVVVEGRKISGVLVEGRGDAEVFILVGVGVNVNNEIPEDLRGRAISVREVIGYPTPRTPLLIEILKNIEEAYMKILEGRSREVVDQWRQLAETLGGRVRVVTGEGIIEGRAVDVADDGALVVEETTGVRHRIYSGDVVRVS; from the coding sequence ATGGTTGGGTCTGAAGCAATGCTGGTTGACGATCTGCGGGACGTGGGGAGTTGTTTGAAGGGGGTAGGTAAGAGAGTCAGGTACGAGGCCGTTTATGTGAGGGAGTGCACCTCAACACAGGATCTCGCAGCCTCGTTAGTCAAGCAGGGGTTCGGTGAAGGTTTGGTGGTGGTAGCTGAGAGCATGAGTCTCGGGAGGGGTAGGCATGGGAGGAGGTGGTCGGCTAACCCAGGTGGTTTGTGGTTCACTCTAGTCCTTAAGCCGTCCAAATTGAGTGGGATGCAGCTCCTGAGCCTAAGCACGGGTCTCTCAGTAGCTAAGTCGCTGAGAACGCTTTACGGGCTTAATGCATCGGTTAAGTGGCCTAACGATGTGGTAGTGGAGGGCAGGAAGATCTCGGGAGTTCTTGTTGAGGGGAGAGGTGATGCCGAGGTCTTCATTCTGGTGGGTGTGGGGGTTAACGTGAACAATGAGATACCTGAAGACCTTAGGGGGAGGGCTATCAGTGTGAGGGAGGTTATTGGATATCCAACGCCCAGAACACCGTTGCTGATCGAGATCCTTAAGAATATAGAAGAGGCGTACATGAAGATACTTGAAGGCAGGTCTAGAGAGGTAGTGGATCAATGGCGTCAACTAGCTGAGACATTAGGGGGTAGGGTTAGGGTGGTGACAGGCGAGGGCATTATAGAGGGGAGGGCAGTTGATGTGGCCGACGATGGGGCTCTAGTGGTGGAGGAGACAACCGGTGTGAGACACCGAATTTATAGTGGGGATGTAGTTCGCGTGAGCTAA
- a CDS encoding MoaD family protein yields MVKVVVEVYSTLREKLGWSRRELLIPSSKALLGDVLDLLPEVKKYLVDEENRIRRGIILLVNGRHAEFTGGLKTPLEDGDLITIFPPSGGGQQP; encoded by the coding sequence ATGGTTAAAGTGGTTGTGGAGGTATACTCCACCTTAAGGGAGAAGCTCGGCTGGTCTAGAAGGGAGTTACTCATCCCCTCCTCGAAAGCGTTGCTAGGGGACGTTCTTGATCTACTGCCTGAGGTAAAGAAGTACTTAGTGGATGAGGAGAACCGCATCAGAAGAGGAATCATACTGTTAGTTAACGGCAGGCACGCAGAGTTCACCGGGGGGCTGAAGACGCCCCTTGAAGACGGTGACTTAATAACTATCTTCCCGCCGAGTGGTGGCGGACAGCAGCCCTGA
- a CDS encoding dihydrodipicolinate reductase translates to MGRPLRLILYGIGPIGALVVRLASSRKGLEFVGGVDVDPAKVGEDLGVAAGLGRSLGVKVVHDAQSWDLLKNVKPDFVVITTGTYLDRIYTQVVKSISVGANVVSTSETLAYPWYRYPELSLLIDELAKKNGVRVLGTGVNPGFVFDTVPAVLSSVSARVDRIHVVRSQDASKRRYSFQKKYGLSLTPEEFRVKVSSGEITAHVGYAESVMLLASMLGVCVDRVEEGQEPIIADKYMETQYFKIEPGRVSGIHGWGIGYVGGREFIRLDLLASVGREDYDEVVLEGEPTMRWRSVLGTPGDIATASIVLNVIPRMMQAPPGLLTMKDIMTPSAFLGDYECQT, encoded by the coding sequence TTGGGCAGACCTTTAAGGTTGATTCTCTACGGAATTGGCCCTATAGGGGCTCTCGTAGTCAGGCTCGCTAGCTCGAGAAAGGGGTTAGAGTTTGTAGGCGGTGTTGACGTGGATCCGGCTAAGGTCGGTGAGGACTTAGGGGTTGCAGCCGGTCTGGGCAGGAGTTTAGGCGTTAAGGTGGTACATGACGCCCAGTCCTGGGATCTCCTGAAGAATGTTAAGCCCGACTTCGTGGTCATAACCACCGGCACCTACCTCGACAGAATCTACACCCAAGTCGTTAAGTCGATATCTGTTGGTGCTAATGTAGTGTCGACCTCGGAGACTCTGGCATACCCCTGGTACAGATATCCTGAGCTCTCATTACTCATTGACGAACTGGCTAAGAAGAACGGCGTCAGAGTCCTTGGCACCGGCGTTAATCCTGGATTCGTGTTTGACACCGTTCCAGCCGTCTTGTCGTCGGTTAGCGCTAGAGTAGATAGAATTCACGTGGTCAGGTCTCAGGACGCATCTAAGAGAAGGTACTCATTCCAGAAGAAGTACGGGCTATCATTAACTCCTGAAGAGTTTAGGGTGAAGGTCTCCTCGGGTGAGATAACGGCGCATGTGGGTTACGCGGAGTCCGTGATGTTGCTCGCCAGCATGCTGGGGGTCTGCGTAGATAGGGTTGAGGAGGGTCAGGAACCCATAATCGCTGACAAATACATGGAGACCCAATACTTCAAGATAGAGCCCGGTAGAGTCTCAGGGATACATGGTTGGGGTATTGGATACGTCGGCGGCAGGGAATTCATAAGGCTCGACCTGCTTGCTTCAGTAGGTAGGGAGGACTACGACGAGGTGGTGTTGGAGGGCGAGCCAACAATGCGTTGGAGGAGTGTGTTAGGGACGCCTGGCGACATAGCGACAGCTTCGATAGTTCTTAACGTCATTCCGAGGATGATGCAGGCACCGCCAGGGCTTCTGACCATGAAGGACATCATGACCCCATCAGCGTTCCTGGGTGATTATGAGTGCCAAACCTAG
- a CDS encoding aspartate aminotransferase family protein, with product MPNLGGHDNSRKLYERARKFLPGGVAYSLRYFTPHPIYVTRAKGSRVWDVDGNEYVDFWMGHGAVVTGFGYEPILEAVREQLELGTHLGWCNEWEVKWAEAVTQWFDMDLVRPTNSGTEANMYAVRLSRAYTRRVKVGKFLGGWHGGYPELHVGVNYPYDKPSSIDMQYFDTSKTVVLPYNDLDRTRAIVKEEKPAAVIVEPVVGVAGCIPAERDFLKGLRELADEEGFLLIFDEVITGFRFYKGAQHYYGVRPDLITTGKAVGGQYFAGAGAIVGRSEYMELLDQTKHPKFWERAFHGGTFVGNPLTMRAGYTLISELLKAGESFYERLDSLGRRLSDYIRDSIERSGLQGHVTGLGSMIGIHFTKELPTDPLKSEATKNVRACGALFKHMVSRGVLYTSPAKPHLFLSAAHTYEDLSKFAEEFDVFVRESRDLFAY from the coding sequence GTGCCAAACCTAGGAGGCCACGATAACTCGAGGAAACTGTATGAGAGGGCAAGGAAATTCCTGCCGGGCGGCGTTGCGTACAGTCTGAGGTACTTTACACCCCATCCGATATACGTCACCAGAGCTAAAGGATCTAGAGTGTGGGACGTTGACGGTAACGAGTACGTGGACTTCTGGATGGGACACGGCGCCGTAGTGACGGGGTTTGGGTACGAGCCGATACTGGAGGCCGTGAGGGAGCAGCTGGAGTTGGGAACTCACCTCGGCTGGTGTAATGAGTGGGAGGTCAAGTGGGCTGAGGCAGTTACACAGTGGTTCGACATGGACCTGGTGAGACCGACTAACTCAGGTACTGAGGCAAACATGTACGCAGTCAGATTGTCCAGAGCCTACACTAGGAGGGTTAAGGTCGGTAAGTTCTTGGGCGGGTGGCACGGCGGCTACCCAGAGCTACATGTAGGGGTTAACTACCCTTATGACAAACCATCCTCAATCGACATGCAGTACTTCGACACGAGCAAGACAGTAGTACTTCCCTACAACGACTTGGACAGAACGAGGGCGATAGTTAAGGAGGAGAAGCCCGCTGCAGTTATTGTGGAGCCTGTGGTCGGCGTTGCCGGCTGCATTCCAGCTGAGAGGGACTTCCTTAAAGGGTTACGTGAGCTAGCCGATGAGGAGGGCTTCCTCCTCATCTTTGATGAGGTCATCACCGGCTTCAGATTCTATAAAGGAGCCCAGCATTACTATGGAGTCAGACCTGACTTAATAACTACTGGTAAGGCCGTCGGCGGTCAGTACTTCGCTGGCGCGGGGGCCATAGTAGGGCGTTCAGAGTACATGGAACTACTAGATCAGACAAAACACCCCAAGTTCTGGGAGAGAGCCTTCCACGGAGGAACCTTCGTTGGGAATCCACTGACCATGAGGGCCGGCTACACCTTAATATCCGAGTTACTCAAGGCTGGCGAGTCTTTCTACGAGAGACTCGACTCCCTGGGTAGAAGGTTGAGCGACTACATCAGAGACTCTATAGAGCGTAGCGGTCTCCAAGGACACGTGACGGGACTTGGATCTATGATCGGAATCCACTTCACTAAAGAGTTGCCTACAGATCCCTTGAAGAGTGAGGCAACCAAAAATGTCAGGGCTTGCGGGGCTCTCTTCAAACACATGGTCAGCAGAGGCGTGCTCTACACCTCACCCGCAAAGCCTCACCTCTTCCTCTCAGCAGCTCACACATATGAGGACTTAAGTAAGTTCGCTGAGGAGTTCGACGTGTTTGTACGTGAGAGCAGAGACCTCTTTGCATACTGA
- a CDS encoding deoxyhypusine synthase has product MKEYPFVLGELRSLDVSRRGLHELLLRMGDTAFQGRALGEAYKALLDMFKDEGLTIFLGLAGSMSTAGMWKIIKWLVEERYIDVVVSTGAIISEDIFEAMGFKYLKTHPCVNDYELLKYKFDRFYDTVASELEYRKMEGLIREFVEGLPNGSTYSSAEFLHLFGKFLNERGIDSIVAAAYRAGVPVFSPALVDSGYGMATLLPYRRGHRIAIDMVKDFYQIVEVGRLSSRLAAIYVGGGVPKDYVNLVTVAQTLIAEEEGLHDYYKPLEYVVQFTTDAPQWGGLSGATLEEAVSWGKVAPEAGKRVVYVDATIALPIVTHALVEGNVRRTYRFDSSFLFNETDRGDVDG; this is encoded by the coding sequence ATGAAGGAATATCCGTTCGTGCTGGGCGAGTTGAGGAGTCTTGACGTTAGCCGTAGAGGTCTCCACGAACTGCTGTTGAGGATGGGTGATACGGCGTTTCAGGGAAGGGCTTTAGGCGAGGCGTATAAGGCGCTTCTAGATATGTTTAAGGACGAAGGTCTTACAATATTCCTCGGACTTGCAGGCTCCATGAGCACAGCCGGAATGTGGAAGATCATTAAGTGGTTAGTTGAGGAGAGGTACATTGATGTAGTCGTGTCAACCGGTGCAATAATAAGTGAGGACATATTCGAGGCCATGGGCTTCAAATATTTGAAGACACACCCATGCGTCAACGACTACGAGTTACTTAAGTACAAGTTCGACAGATTCTACGATACGGTAGCGAGCGAACTGGAGTACAGAAAGATGGAGGGACTTATCAGGGAGTTTGTCGAGGGCCTGCCCAACGGGTCCACGTACTCCTCGGCAGAGTTCCTCCACCTGTTCGGGAAATTCCTGAATGAGCGGGGCATCGACTCAATAGTTGCGGCAGCCTACAGAGCCGGTGTTCCCGTCTTCTCACCAGCTCTAGTTGACAGCGGCTACGGCATGGCGACGCTCCTGCCATACCGTAGAGGGCACAGAATAGCTATAGACATGGTTAAGGACTTCTACCAGATAGTTGAGGTCGGAAGGCTCTCAAGCAGGCTTGCCGCAATCTACGTAGGCGGCGGCGTGCCTAAGGATTACGTTAACCTCGTCACGGTGGCGCAGACTTTAATAGCTGAGGAGGAAGGCCTCCACGACTATTACAAACCACTCGAGTACGTTGTTCAGTTCACTACCGACGCCCCTCAGTGGGGTGGCTTAAGCGGGGCCACTCTCGAGGAGGCGGTCAGCTGGGGTAAAGTAGCGCCGGAGGCTGGGAAGAGGGTAGTGTACGTGGACGCGACGATAGCCTTGCCGATAGTCACTCATGCGCTAGTGGAAGGCAATGTTAGAAGGACTTACAGATTCGATTCCTCGTTCCTGTTTAACGAGACGGATAGGGGTGATGTAGATGGCTGA
- the speD gene encoding adenosylmethionine decarboxylase — MAEGKDFIVGKHYYANLYDIDVRAATDEEALRNVVIEAARASNMKLVEVKSWSFGGKKGGVSVIALVEESHIAVHTWMEYAYATVDVYTCGDQSDPLKGIELIIGYLKPRKYKLAYADRSQSVEEPLVVSVS, encoded by the coding sequence ATGGCTGAGGGCAAGGATTTCATAGTTGGTAAGCACTACTACGCCAACCTCTACGACATAGACGTTCGTGCTGCTACCGACGAGGAGGCACTGAGGAATGTAGTGATCGAGGCAGCCAGAGCCTCCAACATGAAGTTGGTTGAGGTTAAGTCCTGGAGCTTCGGTGGTAAGAAGGGCGGGGTTTCCGTCATTGCGCTGGTTGAGGAGTCCCACATAGCCGTCCACACGTGGATGGAGTATGCGTACGCTACTGTGGACGTCTATACGTGCGGAGATCAGAGCGACCCACTTAAGGGGATCGAACTAATAATAGGATATTTAAAGCCGAGGAAATATAAGCTGGCCTACGCGGACAGGTCTCAGAGCGTTGAGGAGCCTCTAGTAGTGTCTGTGTCTTAA
- a CDS encoding dicarboxylate/amino acid:cation symporter translates to MSKAGARYGLLVAIAIGFILGISIGWLVSVATPSQVQKDVSTWLKAFGDIFVRMIRIVIPPLIFFTIAAATSSIADARRLGRILIYMMALYIVTTIIAAIWGIIGASVVMPGAGLNLTVKYTPPTPPTGVDILLSFFQTDFNALLAVGGAMTMIIFAIILGLAVTFLGEEGRKAANLLSLGSKTMIGFVRIIMYYAPVAVFAYAAWLMIQYGPQMLGAYAKFLGTQYALTIFHFLVVYSVVVWLGGLNPVKYFKAQIYPFIIAFTTRSSAVTLPANMEAAKRMGVPEEVFGVTLPIGATVNMDGTALYQAMSALFIAQLFNIPLTPYHYGLLVFAALVGSIATAAIPGGGTIMLAYVLAVMGLPLEGIGIMLVIDTIADAIRTAINVSGDNACTVLITKILGYKLQPQV, encoded by the coding sequence TTGTCCAAGGCTGGTGCGAGGTACGGACTTCTAGTAGCCATAGCAATAGGCTTCATACTCGGCATATCCATCGGCTGGCTCGTGTCCGTTGCCACCCCTTCGCAGGTTCAGAAGGACGTTAGCACCTGGCTCAAGGCATTCGGTGATATATTCGTCAGGATGATCAGGATAGTCATACCTCCGCTGATATTCTTCACCATAGCTGCCGCGACTTCCTCCATAGCTGATGCCAGGAGGCTCGGCCGGATACTGATATACATGATGGCCCTGTATATAGTGACAACAATAATAGCTGCGATATGGGGGATTATAGGAGCTTCGGTAGTGATGCCTGGGGCTGGCTTAAATCTCACCGTCAAATACACGCCGCCCACACCGCCTACAGGAGTCGATATACTGCTCTCGTTCTTCCAGACGGACTTCAACGCGTTGCTGGCGGTAGGCGGCGCAATGACCATGATAATATTCGCGATCATCCTGGGACTGGCTGTGACGTTCTTGGGTGAGGAGGGTAGGAAGGCGGCTAACCTCCTGTCACTTGGGTCTAAGACCATGATAGGGTTTGTGAGAATTATCATGTACTACGCACCGGTCGCTGTCTTCGCCTACGCGGCCTGGCTCATGATACAATACGGCCCTCAGATGCTTGGAGCCTACGCTAAGTTCCTCGGCACTCAGTATGCTTTAACGATCTTCCACTTCCTGGTGGTATATTCAGTGGTAGTGTGGCTAGGCGGACTTAACCCGGTGAAGTACTTCAAGGCCCAGATATACCCGTTCATAATAGCCTTCACAACCAGGTCCTCAGCAGTCACATTACCGGCCAACATGGAAGCTGCTAAGAGAATGGGTGTGCCGGAAGAGGTTTTCGGTGTGACGCTACCCATAGGGGCCACTGTCAACATGGATGGAACAGCCCTCTATCAAGCTATGAGTGCCCTATTCATAGCTCAGCTGTTCAATATACCTCTTACACCATATCATTACGGGCTACTAGTATTCGCGGCCCTGGTAGGCTCAATAGCTACTGCAGCCATACCCGGAGGTGGCACGATAATGTTGGCGTACGTGTTAGCCGTGATGGGGCTACCTCTAGAGGGTATCGGCATAATGTTAGTTATCGACACTATAGCAGATGCCATAAGAACTGCCATCAACGTGTCAGGCGATAATGCGTGCACGGTCCTGATAACTAAAATCCTGGGTTATAAACTACAACCTCAAGTCTAA